Proteins co-encoded in one Quercus robur chromosome 8, dhQueRobu3.1, whole genome shotgun sequence genomic window:
- the LOC126694657 gene encoding sesquiterpene synthase 2-like: protein MSIQVSGAPSQNAKSEVVRRTANFHPSIWGDRFISNTSVDKDIHFRKVCEVEELKDEVRNELFATGHLSQQLGLIDALQRLGVAYHFEREIQEALEHIYMTFNNKIDVDDLYKVSLSFRLLRQEGFKVSCDVFKKFKDEDGQFKESLTNNIEGMLAFYEATHLRMHGEDILDEALEFTTTHLKSIASLIGNPLAAQITCALKQPLHKGIPRLEARKYISFYEQDASHNKVLLKLSILDFNLVQSLHKEELSYITRWWKDLDFATKLPFARDRIVELYFWIVSVYFEPQYSLGRKILSKVISMTSILDDIYDAYGTLEELEPFTKAIERWDISCIDQLPEYMQICCRALFDVFEEIENELAKKERSYRVSYAKDAMKRLVRAYFDEAKWFYQNYIPTMEEYMHVALKSSGYPMLTTISFLGMGDIVTKEAFDWIFSNPKIITASSVIVRLMDDMKSHKFEQERGHAPSAVECYMKQHGVSEQVVHEEFNRQVANAWKDINEEYIRPTVVPMPLLMCVLNLTRVVDVIYKEGDNYTHVGKEMKDNIASVLLDPIPI from the exons ATGTCTATCCAAGTCTCAGGGGCTCCATCCCAAAATGCCAAATCAGAGGTTGTTCGCCGGACAGCAAATTTCCATCCAAGCATTTGGGGTGACCGTTTCATCAGCAATACTTCTGTAGACAAG GATATTCATTTCCGTAAAGTATGTGAAGTTGAAGAGCTGAAAGATGAGGTGAGAAATGAGCTTTTTGCCACAGGTCATCTTTCACAACAGCTGGGTTTAATTGATGCACTCCAACGCCTTGGCGTCGCTTACCACTTTGAAAGAGAAATCCAAGAAGCTCTAGAACATATATACATGACTTTTAACAACaaaattgatgttgatgatctCTACAAAGTTTCCCTCAGTTTTCGACTGCTACGCCAAGAAGGATTTAAGGTTTCATGTG ATGTTTTCAAAAAGTTCAAAGACGAAGATGGTCAATTCAAGGAAAGCTTGACCAATAACATTGAAGGCATGCTAGCCTTCTATGAAGCTACACATCTGAGGATGCATGGAGAAGACATTCTTGATGAAGCCCTTGAGTTCACTACCACTCACCTTAAGTCCATAGCATCCCTTATAGGCAATCCGTTGGCAGCACAAATAACTTGTGCCCTAAAGCAGCCCTTGCACAAGGGCATACCACGGCTAGAGGCTCGgaaatatatttctttctatGAACAAGATGCTTCACATAACAAAGTTTTGCTCAAGCTTTCAATATTAGATTTCAATCTAGTGCAGTCATTGCACAAAGAGGAACTTAGTTATATCACAAG GTGGTGGAAAGATTTAGATTTTGCAACGAAGCTACCTTTTGCAAGAGATAGGATTGTTGAATTATACTTTTGGATAGTCTCGGTCTACTTTGAGCCCCAATATTCACTTGGAAGAAAAATATTATCCAAAGTTATTTCCATGACATCTATTCTAGACGATATATATGATGCTTATGGCACACTTGAAGAACTCGAACCCTTCACAAAAGCAATTGAGAG GTGGGATATTAGCTGCATAGATCAACTTCCAGAATACATGCAAATATGCTGTCGTGCACTCTTTGATGTATTCgaagaaattgaaaatgagTTGGCCAAGAAAGAAAGATCATACCGTGTTAGCTATGCAAAAGATGCT ATGAAACGTTTGGTTCGGGCCTACTTTGATGAAGCAAAATGGTTCTACCAAAATTACATCCCAACAATGGAGGAGTATATGCATGTTGCACTTAAAAGTTCTGGTTACCCTATGCTCACAACTATCTCTTTCCTTGGCATGGGTGACATTGTTACAAAAGAGGCATTTGATTGGATCTTCAGCAACCCTAAGATTATTACAGCTTCATCCGTAATTGTTAGACTCATGGATGACATGAAGTCACATAAG TTTGAGCAAGAGAGAGGGCATGCTCCCTCAGCAGTCGAATGCTACATGAAGCAACATGGTGTCTCAGAGCAAGTAGTCCATGAAGAATTCAACAGGCAAGTTGCTAATGCATGGAAGGACATTAATGAGGAGTATATAAGACCTACTGTTGTTCCCATGCCTCTACTTATGTGTGTTCTTAATCTTACACGAGTAGTAGATGTCATTTACAAGGAAGGGGATAACTACACGCATGTTGGAAAAGAGATGAAAGACAATATTGCATCAGTGCTTCTAGACCCAATACCAATATAA
- the LOC126694652 gene encoding uncharacterized protein LOC126694652 — protein MFFFPFSFFFFFFYCIISDLLFPFRFYSGVGFCFSFGVSVSYLVFLLISVSSMVDSLEVRIACPSISFLFARLGGSLGTYPFLENFVYEGNSLSVVLSELLPLLRQSLNWFEGLGGRRLMSEVRSSDLETGLSSSGGPAEGDTAVSGSREVRAFYALREICGLDDETVNRFKDRFQFPSRVRVRRPREEDRACHFFPGEICFYESAFTCGLRFPVHPFLMELLDHFGIAPGQLMPNSWRIVINCMQIWLASNGDMIRIGELTYLYRLKESKEWGYYELVPWERKIRIVKGLPSSFRYWKSRFFFVSGDDFETQSSSDWGDIPRLLRRWGTPTLVKRRPGLKRRYKERIETAIGYAETIESWDELVDPRSLAFYNLGPDPSPFVLRQLGIEGKKKMTTKFNKDMYAKMRSKKDEPLSNLGKKTVRVTGKGSASIPLSIVPSIASETTRTASPTVSIEEIPTPGSKRPRVVGKGKEKTDTRPSTIWDDESLAVERAHEVVTSADLKALSDLSLNDVASRHVHKLVQVLGESIHITAEYLTQGAKVASLATRMEAQEKENSDLRTNLITSMDEATTLKEKVKVLEDDLRVERALTQEKDEQLLAAKEKLVTIAARSVEAFQTTDEYNTVLFSWYFKGFELLRRYMVKHPSGVNLESLDLEEVDKEMALEEAASSSAPGDDAPEPVADVPASEGTADA, from the exons atgttcttcttccctttttctttcttctttttcttcttttactgtaTAATTTCTGATTTGCTATTCCCTTTTCGCTTCTATTCTGGTGttggcttttgtttttcttttggggtttcAGTTTCGTACcttgttttccttttgatttctGTATCTTCCATGGTTGATAGCTTAgaggttaggatagcttgcccgtcgatctccttcctttttgcgcgtctaggggggtctttgggtacttacccttttttagaaaattttgtgtacgAAGGCAATAGTCTGAGCGTCGTTTTGAGTGAGTTGTTACCGTTGCTCCGTCAATCGCTAAATTGGTTTGAGGGTTTAGGAGGGAGAAGATTaatgtctgaggttaggtctagtgacCTCGAGACTGGGCTGTCGTCCAGTGGTGGCCCGGCTGAAGGAGATACCGCCGTCTCTGGTTCTcgagaggttagggctttttatgcccttaGGGAGATTTGTGGTCTGGATGACGAGACCGTGAATAGATTTaaggataggtttcaatttccGTCTAGGGTTCGTGTTCGTCGTCCCAGGGAAGAAGATAGGGCTTGTCACTTCTTTCCAGGCGAAATATGTTTTTATGAGTCAGCCTTCACCTGTGGGCTTAGGTTCCCCGTCCACCCGTTCCTGATGGAACTTTTAGATCATTTTGGTATAGCCCCTGGACAGCTCATGCCAAACTCGTGGAGGATCGTCATTaactgtatgcaaatatggttggccTCCAACGGGGATATGATCAGGATAGGTGAGCTCACCTACCTGTATCGTTTGAAAGAGTCTAAAGAGTGGGGATATTACGAATTAGTCCCTTGGGAGAGAAAGATTAGGATCGTCAAGGGATTGCCTTCGTCATTCAGGTATTGGAAGTcgcgctttttctttgtgtctggggACGATTTCGAGACCCAATCTAGCAGtgattggggtgatatcccgaggttgctccgtcggtggggaaccccgaccTTAG TTAAGAGACGGCCTGGGCTGAAGAGACGATATAAGGAACGCATAGAGACCGCCATCGGGTACGCTGAGACGATTGAGAGCTGGGACGAGCTGGTTGACCCTCGATCTCTTGCGTTTTACAACCTTGGTCCTGACCCATCTCCTTTCGTTCTTCGTCAGCTTGgcattgaaggaaaaaaga AGATGACGACCAAGTTTAACAAGGACATGTATGCAAAGATGAGGTCAAAGAAGGACGAACCCCTGTCCAATTTGGGGAAGAAGACCGTGCGAGTTACCGGGAAGGGTTCTGCCTCCATCCCGCTCAGCATTGTTCCTTCCATAGCCTCTGAAACGACGAGGACTGCCTCCCCGACCGTTTCAATAGAAGAGATTCCTACTCCTGGCTCTAAAAGGCCGCGCGTGGTTGgcaaaggaaaggagaagacTGATACTCGTCCGTCCACCATATGGGATGACGAGTCATTGGCTGTGGAAAGAGCTCACGAGGTCGTTACTTCAGCGGACTTGAAGGCTCTATCTGACTTGTCCTTAAACGATGTGGCTTCTCGTCACGTCCACAAACTGGTCCAG GTGTTGGGAGAGAGTATCCATATCACTGCTGAGTACCTCACTCAAGGGGCCAAGGTAGCGTCTCTGGCAACCCGGATGGAGGCTCAGGAGAAGGAGAATTCAGACCTGAGGACGAACCTGATCACTTCTATGGACGAGGCCACGACATTGAAGGAGAAGGTCAAGGTGCTGGAGGACGACCTCAGAGTTGAGCGCGCGTTGACTCAGGAGAAGGACGAGCAACTTCTGGCAGCCAAGGAGAAACTAGTGACCATCGCCGCTCGCTCCGTGGAGGCTTTCCAGACCACTGACGAGTACAATACCGTGCTCTTCAGCTGGTATTTTAAAGGATTTGAGCTTCTCCGGAGGTACATGGTCAAGCATCCTTCTGGAGTCAATCTGGAGAGCCTGGATTTGGAGGAGGTGGACAAGGAAATGGCCCTGGAGGAGGCGGCTTCGTCCTCTGCCCCCGGTGATGATGCTCCCGAACCTGTTGCTGACGTGCCGGCCAGTGAAGGCACAGCTGATGCTTGA